In Dromiciops gliroides isolate mDroGli1 chromosome 4, mDroGli1.pri, whole genome shotgun sequence, one DNA window encodes the following:
- the KRT15 gene encoding keratin, type I cytoskeletal 15: protein MSTTFLQSSSSTSGGGFGGGSTRGTSLLAGGSYGGGSLYGGGGGGRISSSSARFVSSGSVGGYGGGMSYGFGGGAGGGFGGGVCGGYGGGFGGGFDLGGGEGGLLTGNEKITMQNLNDRLASYLDKVRALEEANADLEVKIRDWHLKQSPSSPERDYSPYYKTIEELRDKILAATIDNSRVVLEIDNARLAADDFRLKYENELSLRQSVEADINGLRRVMDELTLSKTDLEMQIENLNEELAYLKKNHEEEMKEYKNQLVGQVNVEMDAAPGVDLTRVLSEMREQYEAIAEKNRRDAEAWFFSKTEELNKEVASSTEMIQTSKTEISDLRRTLQGLEIELQSQLSMKAGLESSLAETECRYATQLQQIQGLISNIEAQLSDLRNEMECQNQQYKMLLDIKTRLEQEIATYRNLLEGQDSKMVGFSTREGSLSAGGGGGSSSSSSSNRVRITMEESVDGKVVSSRKREV from the exons ATGAGTACCACCTTCCTCCAGAGCTCTTCTTCTACCTCTGGCGGTGGCTTTGGTGGGGGCTCCACTCGGGGCACCTCTCTCCTGGCTGGTGGGAGCTATGGAGGGGGAAGTCTctatggaggtgggggtgggggtcggaTTTCTTCCTCCTCAGCTCGGTTTGTCTCCTCTGGGTCGGTGGGGGGCTATGGTGGTGGGATGAGCTATGGCTTTGGTGGAGGGGCTGGTGGTGGTTTCGGCGGAGGGGTTTGTGGAGGATATGGAGGAGGCTTTGGTGGTGGCTTTGACTTGGGTGGTGGAGAGGGTGGCCTCTTGACCGGCAATGAGAAGATCACCATGCAGAACCTCAATGACCGCCTGGCCTCCTACCTGGACAAAGTGCGGGCTCTGGAGGAGGCCAATGCTGACCTGGAGGTCAAGATCAGGGACTGGCATCTGAAGCAAAGTCCCTCAAGCCCCGAGCGGGATTACAGCCCCTATTACAAGACCATTGAGGAGCTCCGGGACAAG ATCCTGGCAGCCACCATTGACAACTCTCGCGTTGTTCTGGAGATTGACAATGCTCGGCTGGCTGCTGATGACTTCAGACTCAA GTATGAGAATGAGCTGAGTCTACGTCAGAGTGTGGAGGCTGACATCAATGGCCTGCGCAGGGTGATGGATGAGCTGACCCTCTCCAAGACTGATCTGGAGATGCAGATCGAGAACCTGAATGAGGAGCTGGCCTACCTCAAGAAGAATCATGAGGAG GAAATGAAAGAGTATAAGAACCAGCTGGTGGGTCAGGTCAATGTAGAGATGGATGCAGCCCCAGGGGTGGACCTGACCCGTGTGCTTTCTGAGATGCGAGAGCAGTACGAAgccattgctgagaagaatcgtCGAGATGCCGAGGCCTGGTTCTTTAGCAAG ACTGAAGAACTGAACAAAGAGGTGGCTTCCAGCACTGAAATGATCCAGACCAGCAAGACCGAGATCAGTGACCTGAGACGCACGCTGCAGGGGCTGGAGATCGAGCTGCAGTCCCAGCTCAGCATG AAAGCCGGGTTGGAGAGCTCCTTGGCAGAGACGGAATGCcgctatgccacccagctgcagcAGATCCAGGGGCTGATCAGCAACATTGAGGCCCAGTTGAGTGACCTCCGCAATGAGATGGAGTGTCAGAACCAGCAGTACAAGATGCTCTTGGACATCAAGACCCGGCTGGAGCAGGAGATCGCCACTTACCGTAACCTGCTGGAGGGCCAAGACTCCAA gATGGTTGGCTTCAGTACCAGAGAAG gtTCCCTTAGTGCAGGAggaggtggtggcagcagcagcagcagcagcagcaacagggtCCGCATCACCATGGAGGAATCAGTGGATGGGAAGGTGGTTTCTTCCCGAAAAAGGGAAGTCTAA